The following proteins come from a genomic window of Lolium rigidum isolate FL_2022 chromosome 5, APGP_CSIRO_Lrig_0.1, whole genome shotgun sequence:
- the LOC124657048 gene encoding transcription factor MYB36-like has product MGRAPCCDKASVKKGPWAAEEDAVLRAYIAANGTGENWIALPRKIGLNRCGKSCRLRWLNYLRPNIRHGGFTDDEDRLICSLYASIGSRWSTIAAQLPGRTDNDVKNYWNTKLKRRLLGGGRRGIRYALPQPRLILASPAGYSAASSSALERMQLSVQRRHGIPHESNPGSFTFYGNLAAPPCPAQQSLLSPAATSYAGIGTASGCSGFWSHIQTSTYTGRVSVEDQGAVWGSGSTTPLSTSTTGEAAAGIDSSSSTPTASSVTFGGDMEDELDMLLRQISGFEEGNSQLVGGGAAADGSAGSWSSCSTPGVDSVFHEYVQQGFGQ; this is encoded by the exons ATGGGGCGGGCGCCGTGCTGCGACAAGGCGAGCGTGAAGAAGGGGCcgtgggcggcggaggaggacgccgtGCTCAGGGCCTACATCGCCGCGAACGGTACCGGCGAAAACTGGATCGCGCTCCCTCGCAAGATCG GCCTGAACAGGTGCGGCAAGAGCTGCCGGCTGAGATGGCTCAACTACCTCCGGCCCAACATCCGGCACGGCGGATtcaccgacgacgaggaccgGCTCATATGCAGCCTCTACGCCAGCATCGGGAGCAG GTGGTCGACCATCGCCGCGCAGCTGCCGGGGAGGACGGACAACGACGTCAAGAACTACTGGAACACCAAGCTCAAACGGCGACTGCTCGGTGGCGGCCGCCGCGGGATCAGGTACGCGTTGCCGCAGCCGCGCCTCATCCTTGCCAGCCCGGCCGGCTACAGCGCCGCATCGTCATCGGCGCTCGAGAGGATGCAGCTAAGCGTGCAGCGGCGCCACGGCATCCCACATGAATCCAACCCCGGGTCGTTCACCTTCTACGGCAACCTCGCCGCACCACCGTGTCCGGCCCAGCAATCTCTTCTTTCTCCTGCTGCCACCAGCTACGCAGGGATCGGTACAGCTAGTGGCTGCTCCGGGTTCTGGTCGCATATCCAAACCAGTACCTACACGGGCCGCGTTAGCGTTGAAGACCAGGGAGCCGTCTGGggcagcggcagcaccacaccgctCTCCACGAGCACCACCGGCGAGGCGGCAGCGGGCATCGACAGCTCGAGCTCCACACCGACGGCGAGCTCCGTGACCTTTGGCGGCGACATGGAGGATGAGCTCGACATGCTGCTCCGGCAGATCAGCGGCTTCGAGGAGGGCAACAGCCAGCTTGTCGGCGGCGGGGCGGCAGCGGACGGCAGCGCTGGTTCTTGGAGCTCCTGTTCTACTCCTGGAGTAGACTCGGTGTTCCACGAGTATGTACAACAAGGGTTCGGGCAGTAG